One Ostrea edulis chromosome 2, xbOstEdul1.1, whole genome shotgun sequence genomic region harbors:
- the LOC125680345 gene encoding uncharacterized protein LOC125680345 isoform X1, protein MNPRLVCTTCWVHQHRFIMLPGVSVWAFFMMIMVLTLADPRVARYQVEKWETGKYLAQTNAGDSYLCHYCVMIGNVSPDISDQCDLQNEKRSFTERKENLYPWCYPGSGSPYPACPPLPTLNNGYWICPPGITPDAVEAYAACAARCLEGYHLKEEIVVRCPESLNWTHSVTPHCSSDGHSCQLYNLSFITHTPHQVIVSWNATSDCKPRDIVFVMSGPRQNFTKNLTEKTSFLVFKNIDLDTVYRVTLFIDQEEIISGKFRSAAGGIPQKPHHIQVDILNTSAVNVSWVEPRNNTKIIGYMVQMLCDDNTLTLNTSVNVLIINELKVSKNYTITVIAFNQHKASLQSDPVYVKLPELKPRESNDATKIEWYLILIIIVGLAVTLCVVGVSLRIRHRKRNGRGREGRNNAASNQEQLPITSLTVNVNSNPVYDQSDKLLVRKSENPSGESIGSQEFINVPILDPESLEIPGDSLGLSEAANLNMGSLNQCGESQDSSDISDFDSSNAEFSSFLEEIDKNQPKSKSQSGKKTVPGSDSGRGSVTETISTVSSSGSKCRSSQSNSPTGCDKVISQDSFRQQISNDSGREADTRDGVESNDKLPQDWEVKINMEFCESTRADMPLKAEPYLTNISEKSNEEDNSEKISRPDAQDPEACSCTFQAFTDSPNSYQHLKDLGDFLDPDNYYGHEKSWKGFTEAVLQMEKFRIPAIDKRCSNGSPFQTEVLEKLKAEGKKIGHLVFYFSQKEHLRLDVLDKISEFHQGCKFCDKIFAQLNENR, encoded by the exons ATGAATCCGAGACTGGTCTGTACTACATGCTGGGTGCATCAACACAGGTTCAT AATGCTTCCAGGAGTGTCAGTCTGGGCTTTTTTCATGATGATAATG GTCTTGACATTAGCAGATCCCAGAGTCGCACGATACCAGGTGGAGAAGTGGGAGACGGGGAAATA TTTGGCTCAAACGAATGCTGGGGATTCGTATCTTTGCCACTATTGTGTGATGATAGGAAATGTATCGCCTGACATATCTGATCAGTGtgaccttcaaaatgaaaaGAGAAGCTTTACAGAAAGGAAAGAAAATCTGTATCCATGGTGTTATCCAGGTTCTGGCTCTCCTTACCCAG CTTGTCCTCCACTCCCTACTTTAAACAACGGCTACTGGATTTGTCCACCTGGTATCACACCTGATGCAGTGGAGGCGTATGCTGCCTGTGCTGCCAGATGTCTTGAGGGATATCATCTGAAGGAGGAGATTGTTGTCCGTTGTCCTGAATCTTTGAATTGGACCCACTCTGTTACTCCACATTGCAGTTCTGATGGCC ATTCTTGCCAGTTGTACAATTTAAGTTTCATTACTCACACACCTCATCAAGTCATCGTGTCATGGAATGCAACATCAGACTGCAAGCCTAGGGATATTGTATTTGTGATGTCTGGACCTAGGCAGAATTTTACCAAAAATTTGACAGAAAAAACCAGCTtccttgtttttaaaaatattgaccTTGACACTGTGTATCGTGTAACTCTATTTATAGACCAAGAGGAAATCATCTCAGGAAAGTTCAGATCTGCAGCAGGTG GTATTCCCCAGAAACCCCATCATATTCAAGTTGACATTTTGAACACCAGTGCAGTGAATGTGAGCTGGGTAGAACCCAGAAATAACACTAAAATCATTGGATACATGGTTCAGATGTTATGTGATGATAACACACTAACTCTGAACACCTCAGTGAATGTCCTTATCATTAACGAGCTCAAGGTTTCCAAGAATTACACCATAACTGTGATAGCTTTTAACCAGCACAAGGCTAGTCTCCAGAGTGATCCAGTCTATGTGAAATTACCAG AATTGAAACCCAGAGAAAGTAATGATGCAACAAAAATAG AGTGGTATTTGATACTTATTATAATTGTGGGGCTAGCTGTGACTTTGTGTGTCGTTGGTGTTAGTCTGCGGATCAGACATAGAAAGAGAAATGGCAGAGGAAGAGAAG GGAGAAATAATGCTGCTTCAAATCAGGAACAATTACCGATAACGTCATTAACAGTGAATGTGAATTCCAACCCTGTTTATGACCAGTCGGACAAACTACTGGTACGCAAGTCAGAAAATCCATCAGGTGAATCCATTGGCTCTCAAGAGTTTATAAACGTGCCTATCCTTGACCCAGAGTCCCTGGAGATTCCAGGCGACAGTTTAGGACTCTCTGAGGCAGCAAACCTAAACATGGGCTCCTTGAATCAATGTGGGGAATCACAAGACTCCAGTGACATATCAGATTTTGATAGCTCCAATGctgaattttcttcatttttggaagaaattgataaaaatcaaCCAAAATCAAAGTCACAGAGTGGTAAGAAGACAGTGCCTGGGTCTGATTCTGGCAGAGGATCTGTCACCGAGACAATTTCCACGGTGTCTTCATCTGGCTCAAAATGCAGATCATCACAAAGTAATTCTCCTACAGGTTGTGACAAAGTTATTTCCCAAGACAGCTTCAGACAGCAGATTTCCAATGATTCTGGTAGAGAAGCAGACACAAGAGATGGTGTAGAATCTAATGACAAGTTACCACAAGATTGGGAGGTAAAAATAAACATGGAATTTTGTGAATCCACAAGAGCTGATATGCCATTAAAAGCTGAGCCGTATCTTACAAACATCTCAGAGAAAAGCAATGAAGAGGATAACTCCGAGAAAATTTCAAGACCAGACGCTCAAG ATCCTGAGGCATGCAGCTGCACCTTTCAAGCATTCACAGACAGTCCCAATAGCTATCAGCATTTAAAGGACTTGGGCGACTTTCTTGATCCTGACAATTATTATGGTCATGAAAAAAGTTGGAAGGGTTTTACAGAAGCTGTTTTACAGATGGAAAAATTTAGAATTCCTGCCATAGA TAAAAGGTGCAGCAATGGCAGTCCTTTTCAAACAGAAGTTTTGGAGAAATTGAAAGCTGAAGGGAAAAAGATTGGACATTTAGTGTTCTATTTCTCACAGAAGGAACATTTACGTCTGGATGTGTTGGACAAAATTTCTGAATTTCATCAAGGATGCAAATTCTGTGATAAGATATTTGcacaattaaatgaaaacaGATGA
- the LOC125680345 gene encoding uncharacterized protein LOC125680345 isoform X3: MNPRLVCTTCWVHQHRFIMLPGVSVWAFFMMIMVLTLADPRVARYQVEKWETGKYLAQTNAGDSYLCHYCVMIGNVSPDISDQCDLQNEKRSFTERKENLYPWCYPGSGSPYPACPPLPTLNNGYWICPPGITPDAVEAYAACAARCLEGYHLKEEIVVRCPESLNWTHSVTPHCSSDGHQEEIISGKFRSAAGGIPQKPHHIQVDILNTSAVNVSWVEPRNNTKIIGYMVQMLCDDNTLTLNTSVNVLIINELKVSKNYTITVIAFNQHKASLQSDPVYVKLPELKPRESNDATKIEWYLILIIIVGLAVTLCVVGVSLRIRHRKRNGRGREGRNNAASNQEQLPITSLTVNVNSNPVYDQSDKLLVRKSENPSGESIGSQEFINVPILDPESLEIPGDSLGLSEAANLNMGSLNQCGESQDSSDISDFDSSNAEFSSFLEEIDKNQPKSKSQSGKKTVPGSDSGRGSVTETISTVSSSGSKCRSSQSNSPTGCDKVISQDSFRQQISNDSGREADTRDGVESNDKLPQDWEVKINMEFCESTRADMPLKAEPYLTNISEKSNEEDNSEKISRPDAQDPEACSCTFQAFTDSPNSYQHLKDLGDFLDPDNYYGHEKSWKGFTEAVLQMEKFRIPAIDKRCSNGSPFQTEVLEKLKAEGKKIGHLVFYFSQKEHLRLDVLDKISEFHQGCKFCDKIFAQLNENR; this comes from the exons ATGAATCCGAGACTGGTCTGTACTACATGCTGGGTGCATCAACACAGGTTCAT AATGCTTCCAGGAGTGTCAGTCTGGGCTTTTTTCATGATGATAATG GTCTTGACATTAGCAGATCCCAGAGTCGCACGATACCAGGTGGAGAAGTGGGAGACGGGGAAATA TTTGGCTCAAACGAATGCTGGGGATTCGTATCTTTGCCACTATTGTGTGATGATAGGAAATGTATCGCCTGACATATCTGATCAGTGtgaccttcaaaatgaaaaGAGAAGCTTTACAGAAAGGAAAGAAAATCTGTATCCATGGTGTTATCCAGGTTCTGGCTCTCCTTACCCAG CTTGTCCTCCACTCCCTACTTTAAACAACGGCTACTGGATTTGTCCACCTGGTATCACACCTGATGCAGTGGAGGCGTATGCTGCCTGTGCTGCCAGATGTCTTGAGGGATATCATCTGAAGGAGGAGATTGTTGTCCGTTGTCCTGAATCTTTGAATTGGACCCACTCTGTTACTCCACATTGCAGTTCTGATGGCC ACCAAGAGGAAATCATCTCAGGAAAGTTCAGATCTGCAGCAGGTG GTATTCCCCAGAAACCCCATCATATTCAAGTTGACATTTTGAACACCAGTGCAGTGAATGTGAGCTGGGTAGAACCCAGAAATAACACTAAAATCATTGGATACATGGTTCAGATGTTATGTGATGATAACACACTAACTCTGAACACCTCAGTGAATGTCCTTATCATTAACGAGCTCAAGGTTTCCAAGAATTACACCATAACTGTGATAGCTTTTAACCAGCACAAGGCTAGTCTCCAGAGTGATCCAGTCTATGTGAAATTACCAG AATTGAAACCCAGAGAAAGTAATGATGCAACAAAAATAG AGTGGTATTTGATACTTATTATAATTGTGGGGCTAGCTGTGACTTTGTGTGTCGTTGGTGTTAGTCTGCGGATCAGACATAGAAAGAGAAATGGCAGAGGAAGAGAAG GGAGAAATAATGCTGCTTCAAATCAGGAACAATTACCGATAACGTCATTAACAGTGAATGTGAATTCCAACCCTGTTTATGACCAGTCGGACAAACTACTGGTACGCAAGTCAGAAAATCCATCAGGTGAATCCATTGGCTCTCAAGAGTTTATAAACGTGCCTATCCTTGACCCAGAGTCCCTGGAGATTCCAGGCGACAGTTTAGGACTCTCTGAGGCAGCAAACCTAAACATGGGCTCCTTGAATCAATGTGGGGAATCACAAGACTCCAGTGACATATCAGATTTTGATAGCTCCAATGctgaattttcttcatttttggaagaaattgataaaaatcaaCCAAAATCAAAGTCACAGAGTGGTAAGAAGACAGTGCCTGGGTCTGATTCTGGCAGAGGATCTGTCACCGAGACAATTTCCACGGTGTCTTCATCTGGCTCAAAATGCAGATCATCACAAAGTAATTCTCCTACAGGTTGTGACAAAGTTATTTCCCAAGACAGCTTCAGACAGCAGATTTCCAATGATTCTGGTAGAGAAGCAGACACAAGAGATGGTGTAGAATCTAATGACAAGTTACCACAAGATTGGGAGGTAAAAATAAACATGGAATTTTGTGAATCCACAAGAGCTGATATGCCATTAAAAGCTGAGCCGTATCTTACAAACATCTCAGAGAAAAGCAATGAAGAGGATAACTCCGAGAAAATTTCAAGACCAGACGCTCAAG ATCCTGAGGCATGCAGCTGCACCTTTCAAGCATTCACAGACAGTCCCAATAGCTATCAGCATTTAAAGGACTTGGGCGACTTTCTTGATCCTGACAATTATTATGGTCATGAAAAAAGTTGGAAGGGTTTTACAGAAGCTGTTTTACAGATGGAAAAATTTAGAATTCCTGCCATAGA TAAAAGGTGCAGCAATGGCAGTCCTTTTCAAACAGAAGTTTTGGAGAAATTGAAAGCTGAAGGGAAAAAGATTGGACATTTAGTGTTCTATTTCTCACAGAAGGAACATTTACGTCTGGATGTGTTGGACAAAATTTCTGAATTTCATCAAGGATGCAAATTCTGTGATAAGATATTTGcacaattaaatgaaaacaGATGA
- the LOC125680345 gene encoding uncharacterized protein LOC125680345 isoform X4 has protein sequence MNPRLVCTTCWVHQHRFIMLPGVSVWAFFMMIMVLTLADPRVARYQVEKWETGKYLAQTNAGDSYLCHYCVMIGNVSPDISDQCDLQNEKRSFTERKENLYPWCYPGSGSPYPACPPLPTLNNGYWICPPGITPDAVEAYAACAARCLEGYHLKEEIVVRCPESLNWTHSVTPHCSSDGRIPQKPHHIQVDILNTSAVNVSWVEPRNNTKIIGYMVQMLCDDNTLTLNTSVNVLIINELKVSKNYTITVIAFNQHKASLQSDPVYVKLPELKPRESNDATKIEWYLILIIIVGLAVTLCVVGVSLRIRHRKRNGRGREGRNNAASNQEQLPITSLTVNVNSNPVYDQSDKLLVRKSENPSGESIGSQEFINVPILDPESLEIPGDSLGLSEAANLNMGSLNQCGESQDSSDISDFDSSNAEFSSFLEEIDKNQPKSKSQSGKKTVPGSDSGRGSVTETISTVSSSGSKCRSSQSNSPTGCDKVISQDSFRQQISNDSGREADTRDGVESNDKLPQDWEVKINMEFCESTRADMPLKAEPYLTNISEKSNEEDNSEKISRPDAQDPEACSCTFQAFTDSPNSYQHLKDLGDFLDPDNYYGHEKSWKGFTEAVLQMEKFRIPAIDKRCSNGSPFQTEVLEKLKAEGKKIGHLVFYFSQKEHLRLDVLDKISEFHQGCKFCDKIFAQLNENR, from the exons ATGAATCCGAGACTGGTCTGTACTACATGCTGGGTGCATCAACACAGGTTCAT AATGCTTCCAGGAGTGTCAGTCTGGGCTTTTTTCATGATGATAATG GTCTTGACATTAGCAGATCCCAGAGTCGCACGATACCAGGTGGAGAAGTGGGAGACGGGGAAATA TTTGGCTCAAACGAATGCTGGGGATTCGTATCTTTGCCACTATTGTGTGATGATAGGAAATGTATCGCCTGACATATCTGATCAGTGtgaccttcaaaatgaaaaGAGAAGCTTTACAGAAAGGAAAGAAAATCTGTATCCATGGTGTTATCCAGGTTCTGGCTCTCCTTACCCAG CTTGTCCTCCACTCCCTACTTTAAACAACGGCTACTGGATTTGTCCACCTGGTATCACACCTGATGCAGTGGAGGCGTATGCTGCCTGTGCTGCCAGATGTCTTGAGGGATATCATCTGAAGGAGGAGATTGTTGTCCGTTGTCCTGAATCTTTGAATTGGACCCACTCTGTTACTCCACATTGCAGTTCTGATGGCC GTATTCCCCAGAAACCCCATCATATTCAAGTTGACATTTTGAACACCAGTGCAGTGAATGTGAGCTGGGTAGAACCCAGAAATAACACTAAAATCATTGGATACATGGTTCAGATGTTATGTGATGATAACACACTAACTCTGAACACCTCAGTGAATGTCCTTATCATTAACGAGCTCAAGGTTTCCAAGAATTACACCATAACTGTGATAGCTTTTAACCAGCACAAGGCTAGTCTCCAGAGTGATCCAGTCTATGTGAAATTACCAG AATTGAAACCCAGAGAAAGTAATGATGCAACAAAAATAG AGTGGTATTTGATACTTATTATAATTGTGGGGCTAGCTGTGACTTTGTGTGTCGTTGGTGTTAGTCTGCGGATCAGACATAGAAAGAGAAATGGCAGAGGAAGAGAAG GGAGAAATAATGCTGCTTCAAATCAGGAACAATTACCGATAACGTCATTAACAGTGAATGTGAATTCCAACCCTGTTTATGACCAGTCGGACAAACTACTGGTACGCAAGTCAGAAAATCCATCAGGTGAATCCATTGGCTCTCAAGAGTTTATAAACGTGCCTATCCTTGACCCAGAGTCCCTGGAGATTCCAGGCGACAGTTTAGGACTCTCTGAGGCAGCAAACCTAAACATGGGCTCCTTGAATCAATGTGGGGAATCACAAGACTCCAGTGACATATCAGATTTTGATAGCTCCAATGctgaattttcttcatttttggaagaaattgataaaaatcaaCCAAAATCAAAGTCACAGAGTGGTAAGAAGACAGTGCCTGGGTCTGATTCTGGCAGAGGATCTGTCACCGAGACAATTTCCACGGTGTCTTCATCTGGCTCAAAATGCAGATCATCACAAAGTAATTCTCCTACAGGTTGTGACAAAGTTATTTCCCAAGACAGCTTCAGACAGCAGATTTCCAATGATTCTGGTAGAGAAGCAGACACAAGAGATGGTGTAGAATCTAATGACAAGTTACCACAAGATTGGGAGGTAAAAATAAACATGGAATTTTGTGAATCCACAAGAGCTGATATGCCATTAAAAGCTGAGCCGTATCTTACAAACATCTCAGAGAAAAGCAATGAAGAGGATAACTCCGAGAAAATTTCAAGACCAGACGCTCAAG ATCCTGAGGCATGCAGCTGCACCTTTCAAGCATTCACAGACAGTCCCAATAGCTATCAGCATTTAAAGGACTTGGGCGACTTTCTTGATCCTGACAATTATTATGGTCATGAAAAAAGTTGGAAGGGTTTTACAGAAGCTGTTTTACAGATGGAAAAATTTAGAATTCCTGCCATAGA TAAAAGGTGCAGCAATGGCAGTCCTTTTCAAACAGAAGTTTTGGAGAAATTGAAAGCTGAAGGGAAAAAGATTGGACATTTAGTGTTCTATTTCTCACAGAAGGAACATTTACGTCTGGATGTGTTGGACAAAATTTCTGAATTTCATCAAGGATGCAAATTCTGTGATAAGATATTTGcacaattaaatgaaaacaGATGA
- the LOC125680345 gene encoding uncharacterized protein LOC125680345 isoform X2, giving the protein MLGASTQVHVLTLADPRVARYQVEKWETGKYLAQTNAGDSYLCHYCVMIGNVSPDISDQCDLQNEKRSFTERKENLYPWCYPGSGSPYPACPPLPTLNNGYWICPPGITPDAVEAYAACAARCLEGYHLKEEIVVRCPESLNWTHSVTPHCSSDGHSCQLYNLSFITHTPHQVIVSWNATSDCKPRDIVFVMSGPRQNFTKNLTEKTSFLVFKNIDLDTVYRVTLFIDQEEIISGKFRSAAGGIPQKPHHIQVDILNTSAVNVSWVEPRNNTKIIGYMVQMLCDDNTLTLNTSVNVLIINELKVSKNYTITVIAFNQHKASLQSDPVYVKLPELKPRESNDATKIEWYLILIIIVGLAVTLCVVGVSLRIRHRKRNGRGREGRNNAASNQEQLPITSLTVNVNSNPVYDQSDKLLVRKSENPSGESIGSQEFINVPILDPESLEIPGDSLGLSEAANLNMGSLNQCGESQDSSDISDFDSSNAEFSSFLEEIDKNQPKSKSQSGKKTVPGSDSGRGSVTETISTVSSSGSKCRSSQSNSPTGCDKVISQDSFRQQISNDSGREADTRDGVESNDKLPQDWEVKINMEFCESTRADMPLKAEPYLTNISEKSNEEDNSEKISRPDAQDPEACSCTFQAFTDSPNSYQHLKDLGDFLDPDNYYGHEKSWKGFTEAVLQMEKFRIPAIDKRCSNGSPFQTEVLEKLKAEGKKIGHLVFYFSQKEHLRLDVLDKISEFHQGCKFCDKIFAQLNENR; this is encoded by the exons ATGCTGGGTGCATCAACACAGGTTCAT GTCTTGACATTAGCAGATCCCAGAGTCGCACGATACCAGGTGGAGAAGTGGGAGACGGGGAAATA TTTGGCTCAAACGAATGCTGGGGATTCGTATCTTTGCCACTATTGTGTGATGATAGGAAATGTATCGCCTGACATATCTGATCAGTGtgaccttcaaaatgaaaaGAGAAGCTTTACAGAAAGGAAAGAAAATCTGTATCCATGGTGTTATCCAGGTTCTGGCTCTCCTTACCCAG CTTGTCCTCCACTCCCTACTTTAAACAACGGCTACTGGATTTGTCCACCTGGTATCACACCTGATGCAGTGGAGGCGTATGCTGCCTGTGCTGCCAGATGTCTTGAGGGATATCATCTGAAGGAGGAGATTGTTGTCCGTTGTCCTGAATCTTTGAATTGGACCCACTCTGTTACTCCACATTGCAGTTCTGATGGCC ATTCTTGCCAGTTGTACAATTTAAGTTTCATTACTCACACACCTCATCAAGTCATCGTGTCATGGAATGCAACATCAGACTGCAAGCCTAGGGATATTGTATTTGTGATGTCTGGACCTAGGCAGAATTTTACCAAAAATTTGACAGAAAAAACCAGCTtccttgtttttaaaaatattgaccTTGACACTGTGTATCGTGTAACTCTATTTATAGACCAAGAGGAAATCATCTCAGGAAAGTTCAGATCTGCAGCAGGTG GTATTCCCCAGAAACCCCATCATATTCAAGTTGACATTTTGAACACCAGTGCAGTGAATGTGAGCTGGGTAGAACCCAGAAATAACACTAAAATCATTGGATACATGGTTCAGATGTTATGTGATGATAACACACTAACTCTGAACACCTCAGTGAATGTCCTTATCATTAACGAGCTCAAGGTTTCCAAGAATTACACCATAACTGTGATAGCTTTTAACCAGCACAAGGCTAGTCTCCAGAGTGATCCAGTCTATGTGAAATTACCAG AATTGAAACCCAGAGAAAGTAATGATGCAACAAAAATAG AGTGGTATTTGATACTTATTATAATTGTGGGGCTAGCTGTGACTTTGTGTGTCGTTGGTGTTAGTCTGCGGATCAGACATAGAAAGAGAAATGGCAGAGGAAGAGAAG GGAGAAATAATGCTGCTTCAAATCAGGAACAATTACCGATAACGTCATTAACAGTGAATGTGAATTCCAACCCTGTTTATGACCAGTCGGACAAACTACTGGTACGCAAGTCAGAAAATCCATCAGGTGAATCCATTGGCTCTCAAGAGTTTATAAACGTGCCTATCCTTGACCCAGAGTCCCTGGAGATTCCAGGCGACAGTTTAGGACTCTCTGAGGCAGCAAACCTAAACATGGGCTCCTTGAATCAATGTGGGGAATCACAAGACTCCAGTGACATATCAGATTTTGATAGCTCCAATGctgaattttcttcatttttggaagaaattgataaaaatcaaCCAAAATCAAAGTCACAGAGTGGTAAGAAGACAGTGCCTGGGTCTGATTCTGGCAGAGGATCTGTCACCGAGACAATTTCCACGGTGTCTTCATCTGGCTCAAAATGCAGATCATCACAAAGTAATTCTCCTACAGGTTGTGACAAAGTTATTTCCCAAGACAGCTTCAGACAGCAGATTTCCAATGATTCTGGTAGAGAAGCAGACACAAGAGATGGTGTAGAATCTAATGACAAGTTACCACAAGATTGGGAGGTAAAAATAAACATGGAATTTTGTGAATCCACAAGAGCTGATATGCCATTAAAAGCTGAGCCGTATCTTACAAACATCTCAGAGAAAAGCAATGAAGAGGATAACTCCGAGAAAATTTCAAGACCAGACGCTCAAG ATCCTGAGGCATGCAGCTGCACCTTTCAAGCATTCACAGACAGTCCCAATAGCTATCAGCATTTAAAGGACTTGGGCGACTTTCTTGATCCTGACAATTATTATGGTCATGAAAAAAGTTGGAAGGGTTTTACAGAAGCTGTTTTACAGATGGAAAAATTTAGAATTCCTGCCATAGA TAAAAGGTGCAGCAATGGCAGTCCTTTTCAAACAGAAGTTTTGGAGAAATTGAAAGCTGAAGGGAAAAAGATTGGACATTTAGTGTTCTATTTCTCACAGAAGGAACATTTACGTCTGGATGTGTTGGACAAAATTTCTGAATTTCATCAAGGATGCAAATTCTGTGATAAGATATTTGcacaattaaatgaaaacaGATGA